Below is a genomic region from Scyliorhinus canicula chromosome 5, sScyCan1.1, whole genome shotgun sequence.
CGGTGAAGCTCAAAACTGAAAAAAGGTCCCAAAGGCCAGTAAGCCGGATTGCTGGATCTACCAGGTCCAATATGCGGTCTCTGATAGAAATATTTATAATCTAGTGTTAGCCATCTCTTTTGGTGTGTTTAGAACCTTCCAGAGACAATAGCACCTCCCTTCATTTACCTTGATTCACTTTGATAGAGAAAGTGAGAGATAAGGCAACCTGAGTAAAAAGAGCCCTTTGAGTTTATTTTCGCCTCCCTGTGTTTGAATCCATCACCTCAAACTCAAATTATATTTTGATCCAATTCCAAACGCATACATTGTAGAAGCCGCACCGGGGAGACAGCAGGAACATGGCAGGATAGAAGTGACTAGTTTATTACGGTAGTACTACCACCACTACCACTACTATTACTAGCACTACTACCACTctactactactaccactactaCCACTATTACTACTACCACTACTACTACCTCTACTACCACTATTACTATTACCACTACTATCACTACACTACCACTACTACCACTATGACTACCACTACTACTACTACCACCAATATTACTACCACTACTACAactactactaccactactaCCACTACCACAACCACTACTACTATCACCATTGCAACCACTACTACTATTACTACCTCTACTACTACTACCATTACTACTACCACTACTATCACTACTACTACCACTATTACCACTATTACTACTACCACTACTACTGCTGCTACTACCATTGCAACCACTACTACTATTACTACCTCTACTACTACTACTACCATTACAACTGCCACTACTTCTGCCACTACCACTGCTACTACCAATAGTACCACTATTACCACTACTACTACTACCACTAAtaccactactactaccactaATACCACTACTACTCTTTGCACTACTACCACTACCACTACTACCACCATTGCAACCACTACTACTATTACTACCTCTACTACTATTACCATTACTACTACCATTACTCCAACTACTACCACTAGTACCACTATTACTACTACCACTACCACTATTACTGCTACTACAACCATTGCAACCACTACTACTATTACTACCTCTACTACTACCATTACTACTACCACTACTACCACTACTACTAGTACCACTACCACCACTACTACTACCAATCCAACCACTACTACTATTACTACCTCTACTATTACTATGACCATTTATACTACCACTACTAATGTCACTACCACTACTACCAATAGTACCACTactaccactactactaccactaataccactactactaccactaATACCACTACTACTATTTGCACTACTACCACTACTGCTACCAATACTACTACCACTACTACTACTACTAGTAGCCACTACTACTATTATTACCActactactactaccactactactaccactactacctctactactactactactaccacTGCTACCACTACAACCACTACTACTACCAGTACTATTACTACCACTACTACCACTACCAATACTACTACTGCCACTACTACCAGTACTATTACTACCACTACCACTAAcactactactaccactactactaccactTCTACTACTACCATTACTACTACTAGCACTactaccactactactaccactactaccactactactaccactactactaccactactaccactactactaccactaataccactactactaccactaATACCACTACTACTATTTGCACTACTACCACTACTGCTACCAATACTACTACCACTACTACTACTACTAGTAGCCACTACTACTATTATTACCActactactactaccactactactactactacctCTACTACTACTACCACTGCTACCACTACAACCACTACTACTACCAGTACTATTACTACCACTACTACCACTACCAATACTACTACTGCCACTACTACCAGTACTATTACTACCACTACCACTAAcactactactaccactactactaccactTCTACTACTACCATTACTACTACTAGCACTactaccactactactaccactactaccactactactaccactactactaccactactaCCACTACTACGACCACTACTACCACTACTACTGCTGCCACTACTACCACTACTGCAACCACTACTACTACTGCTACCACTACTACCAGTACTACTACTACCGCTACCACTACTACCACTACCATTGCAACCACTACTACTATTACTACctctactactactactactaccaTTACTACTGCCACTACCACTGCTACTACCAATAGTACCACTATTACCActactactactaccactactaCTGCCACTAATACCACTACTACTCTTTGCACTactaccactactactaccactactactactacttccactactactactaccactactaCCACCATTGCAACCACTACTACTATTACTACCTCTACTACTACTACCATTAGTACTACCACTACTCCAACTACTACCACTAGTACCACTATTACTACTACCACTACCACTCTTACTGCTACTACTACCATTGCAACCACAACTACAATTACTACATCTACTACTGCCATTACTACTACCACTGctactactaccactaccaccaCTACTACTACCAATCCAACCACTACTACTATTACTACCTCTACTGCTACTACAACCATTTCTACTACCACTACTACTGTAACTACCACTACTACCAATAGTACCACTACTACTACTATCACTAATACCACTACTACTAATACCACTACTACTATTTGCACTACTACCACTACTGCTACCACTACTACTGCCACTACTACTACTACCATTACAGCCACTACTACTATTATTACCTctactactactaccactactactaccactGCTACctctactactactactactgcTACCACTACAACCACTACTACTACCAGTTCTATTactaccactactactaccactaccaATACTACTACTGCCACTACTACCAGTACTATTactaccactactactaccactTCTACTACTACCATTACTACTACTAGCACTACTACCGCAACTACTACCACTACTACTATCACTACTACCACTAAtactactactaccactactactactaccactactGCTACCAATACTACTACCACTACTACTACTACTAGTAGCCACTACTACTATTATTACCActactactactaccactactactaccactactacctctactactactactactaccacTGCTACCACTACAACCACTACTACTACCAGTACTATTACTACCACTACTACCACTACCAATACTACTACTGCCACTACTACCAGTACTATTACTACCACTACCACTAAcactactactaccactactactaccactTCTACTACTACCATTACTACTACTAGCACTactaccactactactaccactactaccactactactaccactactactaccactactaccactactactaccactaataccactactactaccactaATACCACTACTACTATTTGCACTACTACCACTACTGCTACCAATACTACTACCACTACTACTACTACTAGTAGCCACTACTACTATTATTACCActactactactaccactactactactactactacctctactactactactaccacTGCTACCACTACAACCACTACTACTACCAGTACTATTACTACCACTACTACCACTACCAATACTACTACTGCCACTACTACCAGTACTATTACTACCACTACCACTAAcactactactaccactactactaccactTCTACTACTACCATTACTACTACCAGCAATactaccactactactaccactactaccactactactaccactactactaccactactaCCACTACTACGACCACTACTACCACTACTACTGCTGCCACTACTACCACTACTGCAACCACTACTACTACTGCTACCACTACTACCAGTACTACTACTACCGCTACCACTACTACCACTACCATTGCAACCACTACTACTATTACTACctctactactactactactaccaTTACTACTGCCACTACCACTGCTACTACCAATAGTACCACTATTACCActactactactaccactactaCTGCCACTAATACCACTACTACTCTTTGCACTactaccactactactaccactactactactacttccactactactactaccactactaCCACCATTGCAACCACTACTACTATTACTACCTCTACTACTACTACCATTAGTACTACCACTACTCCAACTACTACCACTAGTACCACTATTACTACTACCACTACCACTCTTACTGCTACTACTACCATTGCAACCACAACTACAATTACTACATCTACTACTGCCATTATTACTACCACTGctactactaccactaccaccaCTACTACTACCAATCCAACCACTACTACTATTACTACCTCTACTACTACTACAACCATTTCTACTACCACTACTACTGTAACTACCACTACTACCAATAGTACCACTACTACTACTATCACTAATACCACTACTACTAATACCACTACTACTATTTGCACTACTACCACTACTGCTACCACTACTACTGCCACTACTACTACTACCATTACAGCCACTACTACTATTATTACCTctactactactaccactactactaccactGCTACctctactactactactactgcTACCACTACAACCACTACTACTACCAGTTCTATTactaccactactactaccactaccaATACTACTACTGCCACTACTACCAGTACTATTactaccactactactaccactTCTACTACTACCATTACTACTACTAGCACTACTACCGCAACTACTACCACTACTACTATCACTACTACCACTAAtactactactaccactactactactaccactactaCCACTACTACGACCACTACTACCACTACTACTACTGCCACTACTACCAGtactactactaccactaccactactaccactactactaccacCATTGCAACCACTACTACTATTACTACCTCTACTACTACTGCTACCATTACTACTACCATTACTACCACTACCACTACTACCACTACTACCACTAATAATACTACCACTACTACTACGACCACTACTACCACTACTACTGCCACTactaccactactactaccactactaCTGCTACCACTACTACCAGTACTACTACCACTAccactactactactactactaccactactaCCACAACTACTACCACATCTCCACTACTACCACTactaccactactactaccactactaCTCCCTGCCCCCCAATTaccgggggagttcatactcagctgtATAAGGGAACAATCTaatggagcacagtccttggcTCCCAAGGGGGTTATAACATACATAATTGCAGTTTCAATCAATTAGATTAAGGTAATTACACTTCTTGTGCCACATGTGAGCCCTGTTTCATTTGTACCTGTGAAAGAACTGTCATATCTCACCCTCACCAGTGAGCGTCTCTCTGTTTACTTTCAGCCAATTAGTTAACAGAAAGATAAGGTTATATAAGAGCTCAGTAAAAATCTTTACAATTTTGAACAATGTTCTCAGATACTCTGGCCACATGTAGCAAATGTTATGCTGTTGATTATTACAGCTGTACAATACTGAGTTGTGTGAAAGTTGTAGTAGTGGGTATGAGTATCGATGTCACTCACTGGGTCACCATTTATCATTCATCCCTAATAGAGCAAGGAAAAATCAACTATTTCGCTGTTAGACAGGAATCACACTTCAGGCTGCGACTATGTTGAGCAGAATATAATTCAGTTGGTTGGTTTTTTGGTGATCTGGAAGCTGAAGGGCCATTTGCTCAGCAGAACAAGAAAAATAGTCCATCATTTGTTATCCACTCTTCCTGTTCTCACGGGGTGCCATAATTGCCTCTTAAAGATCTGCAGGGATAGCCTTCTGAAGAAAGCTGTTTGATTGCTCTTAAAATTCACACAACAGTTGAGGTGTGTGAGCAACTGACCGCGATGCATGGCTGTCAATCGAAGTTGAAATGTACAAATCTGGAAAGCTGGGATGGTGCAGCAACATCCAAAAGATTTTATTCCAATAGATCTATTGCAATTGAAAGGAATGGCATGATGATGTAAAAGGAGGGATTACAGGAGATTAGCTATGAGCCAAAAGGTCTACTCAATGTCCAGACACTGGGTTTGATTCTTCCCACCCTCACGCCGAAATCATGGCCggcgcagggcggagaatccacattCACACCGTATTTGGGCCCGGCGCTAGTCCGGCAAATCTCTGGGCCCTGAAAATCAACGTGACCGCAGAGTACACCGCGCGACGGGGGGCCCATTGAgaaaggcccgcccagcaatcctccgttcccaaccggccgagttcccaatggcgtagaACTAActacctattgccggtcgggatgctggcgtggcagCTGAGgattcagtccgtggccgccccgGTTGGGGCGGGAGCATCGGAGGACAGGGGggtccttataggcggccggggattaGATCCACGTGGTTTGATGCCCAGGCGCATGGCCGATCAGGGGGGAGGTCTCCTTTCTCTGACTGGCTCCGCGGTCCAAATCCGCCATGGAGctcagcgtggccgctggaggcagcTTCCGTGTGCATACCACGGACTCTGAATCGGAAATGCAGGGGCCcgtatagtacatagaacatacagtgtagaaggaggccattcagtccaccgacccacttaagccctcacttccaccctatcctataacccaataaccccttttaacctttttggttagtaaagacaatttatcatggccagtccaccttacctgaacatctttggactgtggaaggaaaccagagcacccggaggaaacccacgcagacagggagagaatgtgcagactccgcacagacagtgatccagcggggaatcgaacctgggatcctggcgctgtgaagcagcaatgctatccacgtgtgctaccgtgctgctctagcagggatggtgcaggtatctgcagctaaagttgcgagatttactccgggtccctgctagccccctcagGGCATTGGATTAGTTCATCTTTTTTACAGAAATttcgggagtaaaactccaccgtttttatgCTGGCGTGGGGGCATAGTGTGatattgggagaatccagcccacagtgttTGGAAATGGCGGGTGACAGATAGTAAGCATGGTAAGAGTCAGAGTGCAGAAACGAACATGCCGAGATTTATTGATTCTTTTCCGTTTCCCAACTCTCCTAAATATCAATTCTGATAATATAGAGGCAGCTTAGTTTTGaagaaattagtttttttttaaaactggtgCGTTCAGAACCAGAACGTTTTGGctaactgtgggctggattctccaatcccgcggcagagtatgcacgccgtcgtaaacgccgttgcgttttacgacggcgtgaacgggctgcccccacatctaattctggcccctacggttggtcagcaaggcactggagcagttcgcgctgctccagctgcagatcccggcacgaactgtgTGTGCcgtgggatccacgcatgcgcagttgcgccggcggcaacgaggacatgcacagtggcctccttcaaagtgccggccccgacgcaacatggcgcagggctacaaggGCCGGTGCTTAGGAAAGGAgagccccagccacagaggccggaccgacgatcggtgggttccaatcgcgggccaggccacatcggaggacccccccggggtcggactccccctgccccccccagatTATTGAtctggggacatgagttcaaattccCATCACGGcagctgggggaatttaaatctaattaattaataaatctagaattaaaagctaGACTCAGTAATGGTGAGCATGAAACTATTGGGCCGCATGCAAATCCATTTAGTTcataaatgtcctttagggatggaaatctgctgtccttacccactCTGGCCTACTTATGACTGCACGCCAATGTGGTTactcctaactgccctctgaagtgaccTAGCACACCATTCAGTTGTAAGTGGTTCACCACTAACTGCTCCAGAGCAATAAGAAAtgagcaagaaatgctggccttgccgatGACTTTCACATGCTGAGAATTAATAAGTAAAACTggaaaatattgggctggattctccgccccaccatttctgcctcgacccgccggcgagattctccattactccggccggtcaatggggtttcccattgtggggcagccccacgccatcaggaaacccccgggcgtcacaaaaaacggagaatcccgccggcagggaaACCCAGCCATGATTCGTCACAAGTTTGGTCAGCACAAAATCTTATTGTACAACACCAATCTAGTATTAGAAATGTGAAAGGAATTACATGAAATTGTTTAAAATATCAGATGATATTGACGAAGGAAAACAGTTTGATATTGCAAAGTGTACTGAGGCTAGTGAAGATAAATAATTTGGTGAAAAACTAATTTAGAACAGATTAAAAACAACATTTTCAGTCGGAGTGATTAAGTATTAGAGAAGTGGTACTTGGACTCCATTTTTATTTAGGAGCCCATTTTGTGGTTAAAAGACTTTTCTGGCCAGAATTTAATGTTTCCCCTGTGGGGGGTTTGATGACAGGGAATTTAATCAGGGGAGGGTTGCAGGTGGGGATTCAACCACCTTTCTATCTCCACTCTTGTGGACAGCTTTCCTGCCCCATAGCCAATTGATGCCATtcagtgggcaattaatgctggtatTAACCCAATGATGTGGGGCATTGGCCATCTGAGGAGAAACAAAAGCCAACATGGTTACTAATAGGCTCCCAAGGTACCCCTCATTTAAAGGCAGTCAGTGCTTGATTGAGGGACGGGAAGTGGAGGTGCCACTCAGAGCCACTGCCCTACCCTTACTACCTCTCCCACTTTCCCTGTGACCCCCTCCCGCTATCATTCACCTGTGGCCTGAGATCCAACAATGGCCCTGGGCCTTGGGTACATGTCATGCCAACAGGAAACACTGCCTTCCGAGTTGCGCTGCTGCTTAATAGAGCTTCCGGCCTCTGATTAGCCAGTAGATTTTGGTGTGCAGGACTTCTATCCCTGGGGTTCTGGGTCCTGGGAAAGGCCCACCGTCATCTAGTTAGGTACcttatgtgttgttccttgtgtcttaataaagctcgtagtctcaaagttggagaagatgctttattgtgaatttgttctgtcttcagagcttaacttacagctacctcaaatgctgcctgcctgtcctgcttccaagtcccccttctgtgaagtgtgccctcacttcctgtccctctgtatttatagctctcccgtgctccctctagtgcttgctcagttgtattgcatctacactgatacacaaacaccacatcccccttttttctttacatattttctgttaaagaaaattgtagaaAACAGTTAGCTTACTTACAATATGTGtgtctatacaagtgatggtgctattgcatattttacaaagccaatttatatttatgagtccaatcataatataaatatttatgagtccaaacttgatgaatttgttcattgagttttttctttttcgttgttgacgtggtgatatcgatattgcaactccgttgtcaATGTtatcggtgttcttgttattttaagtaaccaatacatcatcccgaggtgtttgcatgttcgaaccactgatgttgactgacatggacttttttctgtgcttgtggtatcgatttaggatgtcatctgccttgaaagctagtgtgcttgcttgttctggagcagatgtgagtttgtgagattcgttgtcatcccctggcatgtttgtagtcttgtcattgttttgcagtggcattgtccttcatgtgcagagttgtaccattttgtacaagtcattgtttcattgctgtcgttcctgtctttgttgttttcgttgtcgttcttgttgctgtttttgtcttttctgtctttgttgttgtcgctatctttgttatgcttcttgttggttttgttgttctttttgtagtttttgtcgttgtgcttgtagtttttgttgttgctgttgttgttcttgtttctgcagtgcttcttgcgatttttgttgttcttatcacgcttcatgttgcttttgttctcgtttctgctgtgcttcttgtggcttttgtttttcttgttgtgctcaatgagtgtcccgtgtggataacttgagtcattgtcacagttattggtgcgactGTTCTTTGTGGTGTCTGTTACATTGAACATTTcatctagagaatggtgagaatgatctgatgttgcattgatgctggtgacatcagtcatttgtggtggatttgcttcctcttccttgcttccttggggctcctcttctggagtaatttgtggtggatttaattaatctcctttgctttcttggtgctcatcTTCTGGAGTTAagttcttcacaatttcattttcttgttggtcttggtgctcctcttctggagtcaaaaccttcatgatttctattgacgtggtctctcagGAGTATTTGCTTGCTCCCATTTTGGAGTCTTttaacgagctgtctgtggaggctcgcaTCACTCtcgttgtggagtctttcatcactctcactgtggagcctgtcatcgctctctctgtggagtctttctgtgctctctgtgtggcgtcgtcttcgtattgggtattgctgtcatccaatataTCGACGacctgccatggcaccatggtgttggattcatctaccacgagtagattggtgttgagctttgcgaccgtgtcgctgatgctgtgatcagcatatccgaataactcagccatgtctgagtagtattgttcgaaaaacaaatcatctttttttgcttcggatttggtatcgttgtcttcatcattttttgcatatccgaataactcagccatgtctgagtagtattgttcgaaaaacaaatcatcttttttagtttcggattttttttgttctcttcactttgggtggtgaagactgctttttccaaggtgttgtgagagttattttcaactgctggtttaagttcaggcgtttttctgtcttctgaggcaagaaaatttggttttacagctttaagtatcttgttttcaattttcgggcatttcccttttaagtgggcgtggtccggatcctcagacatcatgacactcgtgacgtcatgcgtaggaatcaatcgcgcatgtgcaaatcggccttcctttactgtgtggttttgtgtccactgcgcatgcaacaaaaacttttttaaactgcgcatgcgcaccttgcgcatgcgcagaatgcaaaacgggtgattgtaactgcgcatgcgcagcttctgTTTCCTGTCCATGCGCAGACACAGATTTTCGTCCGTTGTAgccccgagactgtaaaatgtgctccgacgccattttacagCGGATTTCAGCGTTCTTTACCTTTGAAaagtgta
It encodes:
- the LOC119965680 gene encoding histidine-rich glycoprotein-like; amino-acid sequence: MQDSHASDQATQQNNTEMDGMKVFQECKISKVAITTTTLLLLPLLPLLLLPLLLPLLPLLLLPLLSLHYHYYHYDYHYYYYHQYYYHYYNYYYHYYHYHNHYYYHHCNHYYYYYLYYYYHYYYHYYHYYYHYYHYYYYHYYCCYYHCNHYYYYYLYYYYYHYNCHYFCHYHCYYQYSHYYYYYHYYYYHYYYYYLYYYYHCYHYNHYYYQYYYYHYYHYQYYYCHYYHHYYYYYLYYYYHYYYHCYLYYYYYCYHYNHYYYQFYYYHYYYHYQYYYCHYYHHYYYYYLYYYYHYYYHCYLYYYYYCYHYNHYYYQFYYYHYYYHYQYYYCHYYQYYYYHYYYHFYYYHYYY